A window from Haloarchaeobius amylolyticus encodes these proteins:
- a CDS encoding ABC transporter substrate-binding protein, which translates to MPEDSDGLDRPTRRDCLRYGGTVVGTGLLAGCSSNGGGGTDSTSTGAPAETTEKPAETATESSTQSTETESFEVTVKPYGSTTFERPPETYATSGGVWTDIGFAFGTEPTAMSRIDAYPTHYYDRLPGVTFDAGEITNLGGPSEYSKEQFYELDVDALLLDRVLLNSYAGWDADDFEEVGENVAPFCGTYLRNEWSGSALGMEFSFPYYTLTEAVKLTGRLFQDHDRADAWVSLHESFRRDLQDRAPAASPSIGLLYSASQPAQGKFMVTDPTLDGIATRQYRTFGVEDAFSDVDLTNGWKTDYEGLLEADPDYLFFDSTLSMSRSEFETQFVTPLEESEVGSELSAVEAGRVYRGGGRYQGPILNLFQTEILAKQLYPETFGAFSTLDDLGTGEQLFDRQRVADIIDGDF; encoded by the coding sequence ATGCCTGAAGATTCGGACGGCCTCGACCGCCCCACGAGACGGGACTGTCTCCGGTACGGCGGCACCGTCGTCGGGACCGGGTTGCTCGCAGGTTGTTCAAGTAACGGTGGCGGCGGAACGGACTCGACGTCGACCGGTGCACCGGCCGAAACGACGGAGAAGCCGGCGGAGACCGCGACCGAGAGCAGCACCCAGTCGACGGAGACGGAGTCGTTCGAGGTCACGGTGAAGCCCTACGGCAGTACCACGTTCGAGCGCCCGCCAGAGACCTACGCGACGAGTGGTGGCGTGTGGACCGACATCGGGTTCGCGTTCGGCACGGAGCCGACCGCGATGTCCCGCATCGACGCCTACCCGACCCACTACTACGACCGGCTGCCGGGGGTGACCTTCGACGCGGGTGAGATCACGAACCTCGGTGGTCCGAGCGAGTACAGCAAGGAGCAGTTCTACGAACTGGACGTCGACGCGCTGTTGCTCGACAGGGTCCTCCTCAACAGTTACGCCGGCTGGGACGCCGACGACTTCGAGGAGGTCGGCGAGAACGTCGCGCCCTTCTGTGGGACGTATCTCCGCAACGAGTGGAGCGGCTCCGCACTCGGCATGGAGTTCTCGTTCCCGTACTACACGCTGACGGAGGCCGTGAAACTCACCGGCCGACTGTTCCAGGACCACGACCGTGCCGACGCGTGGGTGTCTCTCCACGAGTCGTTCCGGCGCGACCTCCAGGACCGAGCGCCGGCTGCATCGCCGAGCATCGGGTTGCTCTACAGCGCATCGCAGCCAGCCCAGGGGAAGTTCATGGTCACCGATCCGACCCTGGACGGCATCGCCACCCGACAGTACCGGACGTTCGGCGTCGAGGACGCCTTCTCGGACGTCGACCTCACCAACGGGTGGAAGACCGACTACGAGGGTCTCCTCGAGGCGGACCCCGACTACCTGTTCTTCGATTCGACCCTCTCGATGAGCCGTTCGGAGTTCGAGACGCAGTTCGTCACGCCCCTCGAAGAGAGCGAGGTCGGGAGCGAACTGAGTGCGGTAGAGGCGGGCAGGGTCTACCGCGGTGGCGGACGCTACCAGGGCCCGATTCTCAACCTGTTCCAGACCGAGATTCTCGCCAAGCAGCTCTATCCCGAGACGTTTGGGGCGTTCTCCACGCTCGACGACCTGGGAACGGGTGAACAGCTGTTCGACCGCCAGCGGGTTGCAGATATCATCGACGGAGACTTCTGA
- a CDS encoding ABC transporter ATP-binding protein: protein MAGNQPPREDSTRETARSDPTTRSDGVAHDSSELTGNDLVIGYPATEEPVVEIDTVVLPQGEVTALVGPNGSGKSTLLKSMANQLDPWKGRVMLDGEEIQSVDAKTLAQRLGLLSQENESPGSLTVEKLVYHGRYPHRGFFESVTEEDEAAVERAIDLAGVEHLRDKSMNNLSGGQKQLAWIAMVLAQDTDVLLLDEPTTFLDLHHQLRVMEVVQTLNREEGVTVGVVLHDIGQAARFADNLVAMKDGELYDWGPPKEVVTEELLADVFEVDATVDSESPTGPHISPHSALDTDPE from the coding sequence ATGGCCGGGAACCAGCCACCACGAGAGGACTCGACACGCGAAACCGCCCGCAGCGACCCCACGACCCGAAGCGACGGGGTAGCCCACGACTCCTCGGAGCTGACCGGGAACGACCTCGTCATCGGCTACCCGGCGACCGAGGAACCCGTCGTCGAGATCGACACCGTCGTCCTCCCGCAGGGCGAGGTCACGGCACTCGTCGGCCCGAACGGGAGCGGGAAGAGTACGCTCCTGAAGTCGATGGCGAACCAGCTCGACCCCTGGAAGGGTCGGGTCATGCTCGACGGCGAGGAGATACAGTCGGTCGACGCGAAGACGCTCGCCCAGCGCCTCGGTCTGCTCTCGCAGGAGAACGAGTCGCCGGGGAGCCTCACCGTCGAGAAACTCGTCTACCACGGGCGCTACCCGCACCGTGGTTTCTTCGAGTCCGTCACCGAGGAGGACGAGGCCGCGGTCGAACGCGCCATCGACCTCGCCGGGGTCGAACACCTCCGCGACAAGTCCATGAACAACCTCAGCGGCGGCCAGAAGCAACTCGCCTGGATCGCGATGGTGCTCGCACAGGACACCGACGTGCTGTTGCTCGACGAGCCGACGACGTTCCTCGACCTGCATCACCAGCTCCGCGTGATGGAGGTCGTCCAGACGCTCAACCGCGAGGAGGGCGTCACCGTCGGCGTCGTCCTCCACGACATCGGGCAGGCCGCCCGGTTCGCGGACAACCTCGTCGCGATGAAAGACGGCGAGCTGTACGACTGGGGCCCGCCGAAGGAGGTCGTCACCGAGGAACTCCTCGCGGACGTCTTCGAGGTGGACGCGACCGTCGACAGCGAGAGTCCGACCGGCCCGCACATCTCACCGCACTCTGCACTCGACACCGACCCGGAATGA
- a CDS encoding FAD-dependent oxidoreductase, whose protein sequence is MPTEQGAQTHDFDVVIVGGGPAGTAAGVFTARYGLDTAVFDRGRSSIQQCAHLENYPGFPAGIDIETLYALLHDHVEEAGCELVADMVESVTRTEDGAGFVVELQDGEAVTATRVVAATRYDGEYMRPLVGDEAFFTHEHDGEEHTHFDRAYPEMDGTTPVDGLYVASPAEETDRQAIVAAGRGARVALTVVDDIRAEQGFFDPVVDHYDWLRRESSLEGEWAERERWVQWAEENRPEDHDLADDEWEELRDREIDRRFETYISDDEVDRRAEAAHDRLLEHLDDDRILAYARQLEAERETPTEQSPEADD, encoded by the coding sequence ATGCCCACGGAACAGGGTGCGCAGACACACGACTTCGACGTGGTAATCGTCGGCGGTGGCCCGGCCGGCACCGCGGCAGGCGTCTTCACGGCCCGGTACGGCCTCGATACGGCGGTGTTCGACCGGGGTCGCTCGTCGATCCAGCAGTGCGCCCACCTCGAGAACTACCCGGGGTTCCCGGCCGGCATCGACATCGAGACGCTGTACGCCCTGCTGCACGACCACGTCGAGGAGGCGGGCTGCGAGCTCGTCGCCGACATGGTCGAATCGGTCACCCGGACCGAGGACGGGGCGGGATTCGTCGTCGAACTGCAGGATGGCGAGGCCGTCACCGCGACCCGCGTCGTCGCCGCGACCCGGTACGACGGCGAGTACATGCGCCCCCTCGTCGGCGACGAGGCGTTCTTCACCCACGAACACGACGGCGAGGAGCACACGCACTTCGACCGCGCCTACCCCGAGATGGACGGGACGACGCCCGTCGACGGGCTCTACGTCGCCTCGCCCGCCGAGGAGACCGACCGACAGGCAATCGTCGCGGCCGGCCGCGGCGCCCGGGTCGCACTGACCGTCGTCGACGATATCCGCGCCGAACAGGGCTTCTTCGACCCGGTCGTGGACCACTACGACTGGCTGCGCCGCGAGTCGAGTCTCGAGGGCGAGTGGGCCGAACGCGAGCGCTGGGTCCAGTGGGCGGAGGAGAACCGGCCCGAGGACCACGACCTCGCAGACGACGAGTGGGAGGAACTCCGTGACCGCGAGATCGACCGCCGGTTCGAGACGTACATCTCCGACGACGAGGTCGACCGCCGCGCCGAGGCGGCCCACGACCGCCTCCTCGAGCACCTCGACGACGACCGTATCCTCGCGTACGCCCGTCAGCTAGAGGCCGAGCGAGAGACACCGACAGAACAGTCGCCGGAGGCTGACGACTGA
- a CDS encoding FAD-dependent oxidoreductase — protein sequence MTTLPEETLASDSESVVDRDVVVVGGGAAGLSAAVFLARYGLETLVLARGQSAIHQCAHIENYLGFPGGVSPERFVALGRAQAEHEGATVEEDLVEVVEPHDEGFAVETQDGRDLVTQYVLVASAYDGDYLDPFGDDLDTDDEHGFVATDAGRTSVDGLYAAGWLTEDTVHQVVVNAGDGARAAVALARDDLTDRYWPEVGELYVDWVVDDDRYGGEDWHENFDDWFDREIRPGAPALDEDALLAAREDMKTAFLDRGIEEAERERRDREGQRRLLEQLDDDVVREYARSLPATEEDEIRR from the coding sequence ATGACGACGCTGCCGGAGGAGACGCTCGCGAGTGACTCCGAATCCGTGGTCGACCGGGACGTGGTCGTCGTCGGTGGCGGTGCGGCCGGCCTGTCGGCGGCCGTGTTCCTCGCCCGGTACGGGCTGGAGACGCTGGTGCTGGCCCGCGGGCAGTCGGCCATCCACCAGTGCGCCCACATCGAGAACTACCTCGGCTTCCCGGGCGGCGTCAGCCCGGAGCGGTTCGTCGCCCTCGGGCGCGCACAGGCCGAGCACGAGGGCGCGACCGTCGAGGAGGACCTCGTCGAGGTCGTGGAACCCCACGACGAGGGCTTCGCGGTCGAGACGCAGGATGGGCGCGACCTCGTCACGCAGTACGTCCTCGTCGCCAGCGCGTACGACGGCGACTACCTGGACCCGTTCGGGGACGACCTGGACACCGACGATGAGCACGGGTTCGTCGCGACCGACGCCGGACGGACCTCGGTCGACGGTCTCTACGCGGCCGGCTGGCTCACCGAGGACACCGTCCACCAGGTCGTGGTGAACGCCGGCGATGGTGCCCGGGCCGCGGTCGCGCTCGCCCGGGACGACCTGACGGACCGGTACTGGCCCGAGGTCGGCGAGTTGTACGTCGACTGGGTCGTCGACGACGACCGCTACGGCGGCGAGGACTGGCACGAGAACTTCGACGACTGGTTCGACCGCGAGATACGGCCGGGGGCACCAGCTCTCGACGAGGACGCGCTCCTGGCTGCTCGCGAGGACATGAAGACGGCGTTCCTCGACCGCGGTATCGAGGAGGCCGAACGCGAGCGTCGGGACCGGGAGGGCCAGCGACGCCTCCTGGAACAGCTCGACGACGACGTCGTGCGTGAGTACGCGCGGTCCCTGCCCGCGACCGAGGAGGACGAGATTCGACGATGA
- a CDS encoding NADPH-dependent F420 reductase has product MNVGIIGTGNIGETLARHLVAAGHDVILSNSRGPESLSDLVEDLGEHACATTPAETVDHAEVVVLALPWRARDELPAGELFADKIVVDATNPYSADFEVMDLGEETSSEVIAEQLPDARLVKAFNTMYWETLRDEARPDAPAEDRLVIFMAGDDRHAKDVVADLVREVGFVAMDTGGLVEGGRLQEPGSAIYDEPMTPPEAREVLASLREPSN; this is encoded by the coding sequence ATGAACGTCGGCATCATCGGCACCGGGAACATCGGTGAGACGCTCGCGCGACACCTCGTGGCGGCCGGCCACGACGTGATCCTCTCGAACTCGCGTGGCCCGGAGTCGCTGTCTGATCTCGTCGAGGACCTCGGCGAGCACGCCTGTGCGACGACGCCTGCAGAGACTGTCGATCACGCCGAAGTCGTCGTCCTCGCGCTCCCCTGGCGGGCCCGCGACGAGCTTCCTGCCGGTGAACTGTTCGCGGACAAGATCGTCGTCGACGCGACGAACCCCTACTCCGCGGACTTCGAGGTCATGGACCTGGGGGAGGAGACGTCGAGCGAGGTCATCGCCGAGCAGCTACCGGACGCCCGGCTCGTCAAGGCGTTCAACACGATGTACTGGGAGACGCTCCGTGACGAGGCCAGGCCAGACGCGCCCGCGGAGGACCGGCTGGTCATCTTCATGGCCGGCGACGACCGCCACGCCAAGGACGTGGTGGCGGACCTCGTGCGGGAGGTCGGCTTCGTCGCTATGGACACCGGCGGGCTGGTCGAGGGTGGGCGGCTGCAGGAGCCGGGGTCGGCCATCTACGACGAGCCGATGACGCCGCCGGAGGCGCGGGAGGTCCTCGCTTCCCTGCGGGAGCCGAGTAACTGA
- a CDS encoding SRPBCC family protein encodes MDAIELSTVVYVPKEEAFDFLLDFTNHEKYSEYVSDVTRRGEGVGAQFDITLQWWKLEYTLSPRVTALDRPARIDWDVPRDVRAQGYWALEDLDPEADAAQADGGPATRVRLRIEFDRSASRLGRLRLPPMVSFDWVLDRLKPIALREAKVVFERAIADLEGERRDVDLEFHVRPTTV; translated from the coding sequence GTGGACGCGATAGAGCTCTCGACCGTGGTCTACGTCCCGAAGGAGGAGGCGTTCGACTTCCTCCTCGACTTCACCAACCACGAGAAGTACTCGGAGTACGTCTCGGACGTGACCAGACGCGGCGAGGGCGTGGGGGCCCAGTTCGACATCACCCTCCAGTGGTGGAAACTGGAGTACACGCTCTCGCCGCGCGTGACGGCGCTGGACCGCCCGGCGCGCATCGACTGGGACGTGCCCCGCGACGTGCGGGCGCAGGGCTACTGGGCACTGGAGGACCTCGACCCCGAAGCCGATGCCGCACAGGCGGACGGCGGCCCGGCGACGCGGGTGCGGCTCCGCATCGAGTTCGACCGGTCGGCCTCCCGCCTCGGCCGGCTCAGGCTCCCGCCGATGGTCTCGTTCGACTGGGTCCTCGACCGCCTGAAGCCCATCGCGCTCCGGGAGGCGAAGGTGGTGTTCGAGCGCGCCATCGCCGACCTCGAAGGCGAGCGTCGGGACGTGGACCTCGAGTTCCACGTCCGACCGACCACGGTGTGA
- a CDS encoding FecCD family ABC transporter permease, translated as MAGEPTSGSHAGTTSEGWLAWIDSSLLTLCLASLVVIVLGGLVQVSFGAFSMTLVEAWQAVFNPDVILNLKAWEAFILGGEVPEMNKRSLIVWNIRLPRVFVAVLVGMNLAVSGAIFQAVTRNELASPFILGVSSGAGLMILLTLVVFSGLTTFLPLIAAVGGAVAFLIVYAIAWKNGTSPVRLVLAGVIVGTVFNSLQTGLFFFADDIGVVQSAIAWTTGSLTGTDWEQVRMALPWTVLALFLALVGSRQLNVLLLGESTAKSLGMNVEKVRFALSGVAVLAAAASIAVAGIVGFVGLIVPHMVRTAVGSDYKKLIVGCVFAGPALMVAADVGARLALNPVQIPVGIVTGLVGGPYFLYLMRKQENLGEV; from the coding sequence ATGGCAGGGGAACCGACGTCCGGGTCGCACGCTGGCACCACCAGCGAGGGCTGGCTCGCCTGGATTGACAGCTCGCTCCTCACGCTGTGTCTCGCGAGCCTCGTCGTCATCGTCCTCGGCGGGCTCGTGCAGGTGAGCTTCGGCGCGTTCTCCATGACGCTCGTCGAGGCCTGGCAGGCCGTCTTCAACCCCGACGTGATACTCAACCTGAAGGCGTGGGAGGCGTTCATCCTCGGCGGGGAGGTCCCCGAGATGAACAAGCGCAGTCTCATCGTCTGGAACATCCGCCTGCCGCGGGTGTTCGTGGCGGTGCTGGTCGGCATGAACCTGGCCGTCTCCGGGGCAATCTTCCAGGCGGTCACCCGGAACGAGCTGGCGAGCCCGTTCATCCTCGGCGTCTCCTCGGGTGCCGGGCTGATGATACTGCTCACGCTCGTCGTCTTCTCCGGGCTCACGACGTTCCTGCCGCTCATCGCCGCGGTCGGTGGCGCCGTCGCCTTCCTCATCGTCTACGCCATCGCCTGGAAGAACGGCACCTCGCCGGTCCGGCTGGTACTCGCCGGTGTCATCGTCGGTACGGTGTTCAACAGCCTCCAGACCGGGCTGTTCTTCTTCGCGGACGACATCGGCGTCGTCCAGTCCGCCATCGCGTGGACGACCGGGTCGCTCACCGGGACCGACTGGGAGCAGGTCCGGATGGCGCTGCCCTGGACCGTCCTGGCGCTGTTCCTGGCGCTGGTCGGCTCGCGCCAGCTGAACGTCCTCCTGCTCGGCGAGAGCACCGCGAAGTCCCTCGGGATGAACGTCGAGAAGGTCCGGTTCGCGCTCTCTGGCGTGGCCGTGCTCGCGGCCGCGGCGAGCATCGCCGTCGCCGGTATCGTCGGCTTCGTCGGCCTCATCGTCCCGCACATGGTCCGGACCGCCGTCGGCAGCGACTACAAGAAGCTCATCGTCGGCTGCGTCTTCGCCGGCCCCGCCCTGATGGTGGCCGCGGACGTGGGTGCGCGCCTCGCGCTGAACCCCGTCCAGATACCGGTCGGCATCGTGACGGGGCTCGTCGGCGGGCCGTACTTCCTCTACCTGATGCGCAAACAGGAGAACCTGGGTGAAGTCTGA
- a CDS encoding universal stress protein has product MHVLAPIDGSECSFRALEFAIELAERFGGKLDVVHITDHEDEEVDQLLERARAFCEERGRETTPELSYSVGISRMRYANKIGKDILELVEDRDIDHVVMGHHGGNTVDRLVLGSATETVTRANTIGVSVIP; this is encoded by the coding sequence ATGCACGTGCTCGCACCGATAGACGGTTCCGAGTGTAGTTTCAGGGCCCTGGAGTTCGCCATCGAACTCGCCGAGCGGTTCGGGGGCAAACTGGACGTCGTCCACATCACCGACCACGAGGACGAGGAGGTCGACCAGCTGCTGGAGCGTGCCCGGGCGTTCTGCGAGGAACGAGGCCGCGAGACCACCCCGGAACTCTCGTACTCCGTCGGCATCTCCCGGATGCGCTACGCGAACAAGATCGGGAAGGACATCCTCGAACTCGTCGAGGACCGGGACATCGACCACGTGGTCATGGGCCACCACGGCGGGAACACGGTCGACAGGCTCGTGCTGGGCAGCGCCACGGAGACGGTCACCCGGGCGAACACCATCGGCGTCTCGGTCATCCCCTGA
- a CDS encoding ABC transporter substrate-binding protein, with translation MNEDTTDGQDATRRQYLQYGGALLGGALLAGCVGNAGDGATGDPTDTATGTATETATGTATEEATDTETGDAQDTPYSVAIEPVGEVSFDAVPETWVANNGSWADMGIALGLEPPKGVWLTNRYHTQYYDEIPGLSVDKSDMVSLYQDGVSKELFYELDADVHVMDPNFLLNRFQGWKQGDVEEVTENVGPIFGNCIYAQHYPWHEDYRYYTLYEGFEKLAQVFQRTDRYEAFESLHDEFQANLAPHVPTKAEAPEAAVLWGVGEAPEKFYPYIIGGGTGFKHLRDLNVKDALADSDVKDFHGSRAAIDLETLLEVDPEVLLLRGYEAKSESEFQSTVVASLEDHSTASALTAVQNGDVYRAGGLYQGPITNMVLTERTAGQLYGVEEQLFDRQRVADIVNGEF, from the coding sequence ATGAACGAAGATACGACGGACGGACAGGACGCGACACGGCGGCAGTATCTGCAGTACGGCGGCGCGTTGCTCGGGGGCGCGCTGCTGGCCGGCTGTGTCGGGAACGCCGGTGACGGGGCCACCGGTGACCCGACCGACACTGCCACCGGGACCGCGACGGAGACGGCCACCGGGACCGCGACCGAGGAGGCGACGGATACCGAGACGGGTGATGCACAGGACACCCCGTACTCGGTCGCCATCGAGCCCGTCGGCGAGGTCAGTTTCGACGCCGTCCCCGAGACGTGGGTCGCGAACAACGGGAGCTGGGCCGACATGGGCATCGCGCTCGGCCTCGAACCGCCGAAGGGCGTCTGGCTGACGAACCGGTACCACACCCAGTACTACGACGAGATTCCGGGCCTCTCCGTCGACAAGAGCGACATGGTCTCGCTCTACCAGGACGGCGTCAGCAAGGAGTTGTTCTACGAACTCGACGCCGACGTCCACGTGATGGACCCGAACTTCCTGCTGAACCGCTTCCAGGGCTGGAAGCAGGGCGACGTCGAGGAGGTCACCGAGAACGTCGGGCCCATCTTCGGGAACTGCATCTACGCCCAGCACTACCCGTGGCACGAGGACTACCGCTACTACACCCTCTACGAGGGCTTCGAGAAGCTCGCGCAGGTCTTCCAGCGCACCGACCGTTACGAGGCGTTCGAGAGCCTGCACGACGAGTTCCAGGCGAACCTCGCCCCGCACGTCCCCACGAAGGCGGAGGCACCCGAGGCCGCGGTCCTCTGGGGCGTCGGCGAGGCGCCGGAGAAGTTCTACCCGTACATCATCGGCGGCGGCACCGGGTTCAAGCACCTCCGCGACCTCAACGTCAAGGATGCGCTCGCCGACAGCGACGTGAAGGACTTCCACGGGAGCCGGGCCGCCATCGACCTCGAGACGCTGCTGGAGGTCGACCCCGAGGTCCTCCTGCTTCGCGGCTACGAGGCCAAGTCCGAGTCGGAGTTCCAGAGCACCGTCGTCGCCTCGCTCGAGGACCACAGCACGGCGAGTGCCCTCACCGCCGTCCAGAACGGCGACGTGTACCGCGCCGGCGGCCTCTACCAGGGGCCCATCACGAACATGGTCCTGACCGAGCGCACGGCGGGCCAGCTCTACGGCGTCGAAGAGCAGCTGTTCGACCGCCAGCGCGTCGCAGATATCGTCAACGGGGAGTTCTGA
- a CDS encoding ABC transporter substrate-binding protein yields MTNDDTTGRDAPTRRRLLQVGGTALGSGLLAGCLGDGATEAGTTAADESTGTSQKTGTDRPADDATETAASGSYEACIVPSGCLTFESVPETYAVYNGAWADMAFALGQRDGFETAGNMIPGFFYEPFDLDVPAQDTLPSIWSEGGWDKESFYEVDPDVFLMDPNYLHGTGWDSSWDKSDTQELQENVAPFFGNNCRRRRSFHDYKLYSLYGAFDKLATLFQERERYEAFASLHDEVRTEIQSRLPPESERPEIGLINGGSEPSKGKFYPLNTQDEGYEMKPYRDLDVASAFPQSMEDGGTIDYEQLLEVDPEIIVVHWGIGTTGEQDSFSAKAFHEQYVAPMEADAVGSQLTAVENGDVYPGAYGEQGPIVNLLQTEMKAQQLYPEEFGAFDPERFPEVPTENQLFDRQRVRDIIAGDL; encoded by the coding sequence ATGACGAACGACGACACGACAGGACGCGACGCACCGACGCGCAGACGGCTGCTCCAGGTCGGAGGGACGGCCCTCGGCAGTGGCCTCCTCGCCGGGTGCCTCGGCGACGGGGCGACCGAGGCCGGCACGACTGCCGCCGACGAATCGACGGGGACGAGCCAGAAGACCGGGACGGACCGGCCCGCCGACGATGCCACCGAGACAGCGGCGTCCGGGTCGTACGAGGCCTGTATCGTTCCTTCGGGCTGTCTCACGTTCGAGTCGGTCCCGGAGACCTACGCCGTCTACAACGGCGCGTGGGCCGACATGGCGTTCGCACTCGGCCAGCGCGACGGCTTCGAGACGGCGGGCAACATGATCCCGGGGTTCTTCTACGAGCCGTTCGACCTCGACGTGCCCGCGCAGGACACGCTCCCGTCGATATGGTCGGAGGGCGGCTGGGACAAGGAGTCGTTCTACGAGGTCGACCCGGACGTGTTCCTCATGGACCCGAACTACCTGCATGGGACCGGCTGGGACAGTTCGTGGGACAAGTCCGACACGCAGGAACTCCAGGAGAACGTCGCCCCGTTCTTCGGGAACAACTGCCGTCGTCGGCGTAGCTTCCACGACTACAAGCTCTACAGCCTCTACGGGGCGTTCGACAAGCTCGCCACCCTCTTCCAGGAGCGCGAGCGCTACGAGGCGTTCGCGTCGCTGCACGACGAGGTCCGCACCGAGATACAGTCGCGGCTCCCGCCGGAGAGCGAGCGCCCGGAGATCGGCCTCATCAACGGTGGGTCGGAGCCGAGCAAGGGCAAGTTCTACCCGCTGAACACCCAGGACGAGGGCTACGAAATGAAGCCCTACCGCGACCTCGACGTGGCGAGCGCGTTCCCGCAGTCGATGGAGGACGGCGGCACCATCGACTACGAGCAGTTGCTGGAGGTCGACCCCGAGATCATCGTCGTCCACTGGGGTATCGGGACGACCGGCGAGCAGGATTCCTTCTCTGCGAAGGCGTTCCACGAGCAGTACGTCGCGCCCATGGAGGCGGACGCCGTCGGGAGCCAGCTCACCGCGGTCGAGAACGGGGACGTCTACCCCGGCGCCTACGGGGAGCAGGGCCCCATCGTGAACCTCCTCCAGACGGAGATGAAGGCCCAGCAGCTCTACCCCGAGGAGTTCGGTGCGTTCGACCCCGAGCGGTTCCCCGAGGTCCCCACGGAGAACCAGCTCTTCGACCGCCAGCGCGTCCGGGACATCATCGCAGGTGACCTGTAG
- a CDS encoding ABC transporter substrate-binding protein codes for MTDDDTTRRYSRRDYLRVGGVLTGTGLLTGCLGGDSAGSTATETGTVTDTATSAPATDEETESKPTTTADEGPYSVELSPVGEVAFEQPPERAMVAFSHYADMAVALGQADTVQTLYAPEFAGKSLNTFYDRLDGVSLEWEGLPDPLGDGVDKEQLYELDSDVHFIDPSYVVGAQEGWDPSDVTEVAENVGPWFGNYHSGLHDQPADPYAEDYRYYTLWDLFEKVAAVYRERERYEALRAVHDDLLSTIQSSLPPASERPTAARVTLIGGTFYAYKLNAPGFWHADTRPLGATDAFADVEWEGTWGRFDYETMLETDPDVILHLWGMAPGYYIDDIRETVTDDPVGSQLSAIQNDRFFAGGVRFQGPIANLFQLEMTAKQLYPDQFGEWPGYDPGQPYPEIPTDEQLFDRQRVADIVTGDSSA; via the coding sequence ATGACAGACGACGACACCACGAGACGGTACTCGCGACGCGACTACCTCCGGGTCGGTGGCGTACTCACCGGCACCGGACTGCTCACCGGCTGCCTCGGCGGCGACAGCGCCGGATCGACCGCGACCGAGACGGGGACCGTAACCGACACCGCCACGAGCGCGCCAGCCACCGACGAGGAGACCGAGAGCAAGCCGACCACGACAGCCGACGAGGGTCCGTACTCTGTCGAACTCTCGCCGGTCGGCGAGGTCGCGTTCGAGCAGCCGCCCGAGCGCGCGATGGTCGCCTTCTCGCACTACGCGGACATGGCGGTCGCCCTCGGGCAGGCCGATACGGTACAGACGCTCTACGCGCCGGAGTTCGCTGGGAAGTCCCTGAACACGTTCTACGACCGCCTCGACGGCGTCTCGCTGGAGTGGGAGGGCCTGCCCGACCCACTCGGTGACGGCGTCGACAAGGAGCAGCTGTACGAACTGGACAGCGACGTCCACTTCATCGACCCGTCGTACGTCGTCGGGGCACAGGAGGGCTGGGACCCGAGCGACGTGACCGAGGTCGCCGAGAACGTCGGCCCGTGGTTCGGGAACTACCACAGCGGGCTGCACGACCAGCCCGCAGACCCCTACGCCGAGGACTACCGGTACTACACGCTCTGGGACCTGTTCGAGAAGGTCGCCGCGGTCTACCGCGAACGAGAGCGTTACGAGGCCCTCCGGGCGGTCCACGACGACCTCCTGTCGACCATCCAGTCGTCGCTGCCGCCGGCGTCCGAGCGACCGACGGCCGCCCGCGTCACCCTCATCGGCGGGACGTTCTACGCCTACAAGCTCAACGCGCCGGGATTCTGGCACGCCGACACCCGCCCGCTCGGGGCGACCGACGCCTTCGCCGACGTGGAGTGGGAGGGGACGTGGGGTCGGTTCGACTACGAGACGATGCTGGAGACCGACCCGGACGTCATCCTCCACCTCTGGGGGATGGCGCCGGGCTACTACATCGACGACATCCGCGAGACGGTCACGGACGACCCCGTCGGGAGCCAGCTCTCGGCCATCCAGAACGACCGGTTCTTCGCCGGCGGCGTCCGGTTCCAGGGCCCCATCGCGAACCTGTTCCAGCTGGAGATGACCGCGAAGCAGCTCTACCCGGACCAGTTCGGCGAGTGGCCGGGCTACGACCCGGGACAGCCCTACCCCGAGATTCCGACGGACGAACAGCTGTTCGACCGCCAGCGCGTCGCTGACATCGTGACGGGCGACTCGTCAGCATAG